CTCCGAAACCTATGAGGACCTTCTCACCTTTAATACCGATAAGACAGAAATTTATGCCCGGGATTTTGTGCAATCGAAAGCGGGTGAATACTGGATCGCAACCGAAAGTGGTATTTATATTTACAATGCGCAGCAGCACCGGTTTACCAACCTGAAAAAAAACTATCAAAGCCCCTATGCGCTTACCGACAACGCGGTTTATTCTTTTTGCAAAGACCGCGAAGGAGGTATCTGGATCGGCACGTATTTTGGCGGGATCAATTATTATCCAAAAGAGATTCCCGTTTTTGAAAAATATTTCCCCGGAAGCGGGCCTGGCTCCATTCGTGGAAATGCTGTCCGCGAGATCACATCCGATAACATGGGGCATCTGTGGATTGGAACGGAAGATGAGGGATTGAATAAATTTGACATCGCTTCCGGTACCTTTACAAATTTTAAGCCTACCGGTGCAAACACCGGCATCGCGCATACCAATATCCACGGCCTGCTGCATGAAGGACAGCGCCTCTGGATCGGCACTTTTGAGCATGGCCTGGACCTGATGGACCTGCGCACAACATCTGTGATCCGCCATTTTACCGCCGGACCAGGTCCCCATGACCTGCGCAGTAACTTTATTCATAGCTTGTATAAGACATCCGACAACCGGGTTTGGATTGGCACTTCCAATGGCATTTACATTTACAACGACCGCAATCATAACTTTATATCACCGGGTTACTTCCCCAGAGGGGGATTTTATTCCAGCATACTGGAAACAACGGATGGCACCATCTGGGCCGGTACCTTCCAGGACGGGCTGCATTACTACAATCCCCGGAAAAATATTTTTGGACGACTGCAGGTGGTACAACAGGGTAAGGACCGGCTTGCAGAGAACCGGATCACCTATATCCATGAATCGTCTGACAAAACACTTTGGATTGCAACCGAAGATGGTCTGTACAACCTTCATCCTTTCACTAAAAAAGTAAAAATTTATACCACAGCAACCGGGCTTCCCAGCAACCTTATTTATACTATTACAGAAGACGACCAGCGCCGGCATTGGATCACTACTTCCAAAGGCCTGGTATTATTGGATCAACACAACCATACGCTTCGCACATTTACCAAAACAAGCGGGTTGCTGGGGGATCAGTTCAATTACTCCTCCGGTTTCAAAGCTTCGGATGGCCGTATTTACTATGGCAGTGTGAAAGGGATGATCAGCTTTGACCCGGCCCAACTGCAGCCCGACAATTATATCCCGCCGGTTTATATTACCAACTTTTCGGTGTTCAATGTACCCTTAACCATTTCCACGCGTAAGGGAGCCTTGTCACAATCGTTGTTACTTACCCGTCACATTACACTGACGCATGACCAGTCTACATTCAATATCGATTTTGCAGCCATTAATTTCACCGCTCCCGACAACGTGGAATATGCTTATAAGCTGGAAGGACTGGATAAAGACTGGAACTATATAAAGACCAACCGGAGCGTTTACTTTACCAATCTGCCGCATGGCGAATATGTTTTTAAGGTACGCTCCACCAACAGCAGCGGCCGCTGGCAAAATAACGAGCGAATGCTTCGCATTACCATTCGTCCGCCCTTATGGAAAACACCATTTGCCTACCTGATGTATTTATTATTAGCCGGTTCCGCAACCTACCTGATCGTTCGCACTTACCGCCGTAACCTGGCCAACAGGCAAAAACGAAAAATGCAACTGTATGCTATGCAAAAAGAAAAAGAGCTGGTGGAATCAAAAATTGATTTTTTTACCAAGGTAGCGCATGAAATACGCACACCGCTTACATTGATCAAAGCCCCGCTGGAAAAGATCTCGGGGCAAATTGACAAAACACCGCAAACAGAAAAATACCTCAACAGCATGCATCGGAATACCGAACGGCTACTGGAACTAACCAACCAGCTTCTCGACTTCCGCAAAATCGAGGAAAAACAACTGTCGCTGAATTTTATAAAAACGAATATCACCCAGTTGCTGACGGATATCTGGAGCAGTTTTCAACCCACTGCTGAAAATAAGAATATCGATTTCAGGCTTACGGTTCCTCCCTCCCCCTTCCATGCGTTTGTAGACCGCGACGCCTTCACAAAAATCATCAGTAACCTGCTAAATAATGCACTGAAATACGGGAAAACGAACGTATCTACAAAATTAACAGAACCCGGCCCGGATAAGCATTTCAAGATTACTATCAGCAATGACGGCGATCCGATTCCCTTTGCCGACCAGCAAAGGATCTTCGAACTGTTCTTCCGCTCAAAACGCACGGAAACCATTGCAGGAACCGGTATCGGCCTCTATCTTGCCAAATCGCTTACCGAATTGCATCAGGGAGACATCCGACTTGTAAATGATGAAAGACAGGTTTGTTTTGAGCTGGCATTTCCGGATCACCTGGAGATGGCATCGCAAACCAACCGTTAAAATTTTGTGCGATTGTGAAGCCTGCCGGATTTATAAAACCAATTTATCCTAGCTTTTACCTGCAGTTTAATTAAATTTACCGCTTATTGTCTATTTGAACGATTTATACATATGAAACAACGACTTGCTTTTGTAACAATTCACAACAACCCTGTATTACATTTTCTGATTTTATTTTGCTCCCTGTTGGTGTGGGGCCATACAATGGCTCAAACAAAAAGTGAACCGGCGATTATACCGCGGCCCGCGGTTGTAACCACACAGCCGGGCTACTTCCAGTTGAATACAGCCACAAAAATTGGCGTTTCCGCCGGTAACGCACCCGCCCGTAAACTGGGCGAAATGCTGTCGCAGGCAGTAAAAGATCAAACGGGGCTTTTCATTCCGGTAACAGAAAAAAAGGGGCCTGCACCCAATACACTTTTTATTGAGCTGGTGTCACAACCGGATTCACTGGGTAAAGAAGGTTACCAGCTAAACGTTGATAACAAAGGGATCATACTCCGCGCATCTGAAAGTAGTGGCGCCTTTTACGGGATACAAACGTTGTTGCAATTACTGCCTGCTGATCCGGAAGCGCTGGCAAAGCGCCCGGTGCAGATCCCGGCTGTAACGATTAAGGACCGGCCGCGTTTTGAGTGGCGGGGGTTGATGCTGGATTGCGGCCGTTACTATTACTCCATGAACTTTTTAAAAAAGCTGATCGACTACATGGCGATGCATAAAATGAATGTGTTTCACTGGCATCTTACGGAAGATCATGGCTGGCGGCTTGAGATCAAAAAATATCCAAGACTGACAGATATCGGTGCCTGGAGAACCGCTACGGAATTCTCCCAGGGGCGGTTAAACGGTACTCCCACCGGCGGTTATTACACACAGGCACAAGCCAGGGAGCTGGTGGCCTACGCTGCGGAGCGCTATGTAACCATTGTACCGGAAATAGAAATGCCCGGGCATGCTTCTGCCGCATTGGTTGCGTATCCCGAACTGTCCTGCACCGGCGGTCCCTTCAAAACCCTTACCCGCTGGGGCATTCAAAAAGACATCTTTTGTGCCGGCAATGAAAAAACCTTTGCTTTCCTGGAAGACGTGCTTAAAGAAGTAACGGCTATTTTTCCGGGAGCCGTTGTTCATATGGGTGGAGATGAAGCACCTAAGGACCGCTGGAAAAGCTGCCCCAAGTGCCAGACACGGATTCGTGAAGAGCACCTGAAAGATGAACACGAATTACAAAGCTATTTTGTAAAGCGTGTTGAAAAAATATTTACTGCTCAAAAAAGAAATTATATCGGGTGGGATGAGATCCTCGAAGGCGGGCTGGCGCCCAACGCCTGGGTAATGAGCTGGCGCGGAATTAAGGGTGGCATTGAAGCCGCCCGGCAGGGACACAATGTGGTGATGACGCCCTATGATTATTACTATCTTGATTATTATCAGGGGAAACCCTCCCTGGAGCCCAATGCCATTTTTGATCACGCCATCAATACCCTGGAAAAAGTGTATGGCTTTGAGCCCTGCCCCCAGGAGCTAACAGCGGATGAAGCCCGTTTTATAAAAGGCGTGCAGGGAAATGTGTGGAGCGAATTCATCCATACGCCCGAAAAAGTAACATACATGACCTTTCCCCGTGCTGCAGCGATTGCAGAAACCGGGTGGACTCCAAAGGACCGCAAGCAATGGACCGACTTTACCCGGCGCATGGAAACACAATACAACCGCTACGATCTTCTGCACATCAACTACGCGAAAAGCGCTTATAATGTATGGCAGACCACCATTCTTGACAGCGTTACCAATACAGCAACCATCAGTTTCAAAACCAATAGTTATCAGCCGGAAATCCGGTATAGCACCGATGGCAATGAGCCTACAGCTCAATCTACATTATATGCCGGACCCTTTAAGGTTAAAGCCCCGGTATTGATAAAATCGGCAACGTTTAAAAACGGAAAGATGGTCAGCAACGTGTATGAAGAAGCGGTGCTCAGCAAATAAGGCGAAATAAAAAGAAATCCAGCCGATCTTCGCAGATCCATTGCAGTGCAAATGCCGGGCAATTGCTTTCTGCATTCATCTGCTGAAAAAATCAGCGCCGGTCTGCGGGAAACGAGTGGATGCTACTACAAAAAACAACAAAGCGGCTTGTTTTTTTACCGCATCAGTAAATGATCTTACCTTCCCGCTGATCTTCGCAGGTCAAATACAGCACAAATCCCGGCCGGTTGCCGCCACGTTCACCACGGAAAAATCAGCGCCGGACTGCTGGAAAGAGGTCAAACAGATTTAAAAATTAAAATCTTGAATCACACAGAGCACAGTAATCGCCCCGATATGTTTACCATTCTGCTGGTAGACGATAACGAAGAGATTCTCGACTTCCTGAAAGATGACCTGGAAGAGAAATATGCTGTTCTGACAGCTACGAACGGCCATGAAGCCATAGAGCAGTTGAATACGCATATTGTGCACCTGATCATCAGTGATATTATGATGCCGGGAATGGACGGACTGGAATTTTGCGATTATGTAAAATCACATTTCGAATGGAGCCATATCCCCATTGTGTTGCTGACCGCAAAAAATACACTGCAATCAAAAATAGAGGGGCTGGATGCCGGTGCCGACGCCTACATAGAAAAACCATTTTCCCCGGAACATCTGAACGCGCAGGTGGCCAGTTTGCTCAGCAACCGGATGAAGCTGAAAGACTATTTTGCCCAATCGCCGCTGGCGCATATTAAAACCATGGCGCATACAAAGATGGATGAGCAGTTTTTAGAAAAGCTGCAACAACTCATTGAAGCGCATTTGTCCGATACGCTCCTGGATGTTGAATTCCTGGCGCAACGGCTCAACATGAGCCGGCCCACCCTTTACCGGAAAATAAAATCCATTTCTGATCTGTCGCCCAATGAAATGATCAATCTTACGCGGCTAAAAAAAGCGGCCGTACTGATCAGTCAGGGACATCATCATATGAATGAAATCGCAGAAACGGTGGGCTATAATTCCCTTACCCAGTTTGGACGGAACTTTCACAAGCAATTCGGCATGACCCCCACGGATTATGCAAAGAAAATGAACCCTTAAGCTGCCGATAACTGTACCATTGCACGGGCCGCTACAAAACCGGAGCTCCAGGCATGCTGAAAATTGTATCCGCCGGTAATCCCATCCACATCGATCACCTCGCCCGTAAAAAACAGCCCCGGAACTTTTTTGCTCATCATAGTTTGCGGATCCAGATCCGGAAGAATAATGCCTCCTGCAGTAACAAACTCATCCTTATAGGTTGTTTTTCCCTCAACCGGCAACTCAAAAGTGCCGATGTTTTTGATCAGCTGGTTTTGGTTTTTTGAAGGCAGATCGGCCCAGCGTTTTTGCGCATCAATGCCGGACTGCTCCAGCAAAAATTCCCATAAACGGTTTGGCAATCCCAGTTGATTTTTGCTTCCCACCTTTTGTGCCGCCTTTTCCAACCGCCATTGCCCCATGCGCTCCCTTAATAAAGGCTCGGGAACCTCCGGCAGCCAGTTGATAATCGCCCTGAAGTTCCAGTTCAACGCCGCCAGCTCCCGGGCGCCCCAGGCGCTTAGCCGCAACACAACCGGTCCGCTGATGCCCCAATGGGTGATCAGCAACGGTCCGCGCTGTTGCAGTTTTGTACCGGTCACTGTAACCTTTGCATCAGGTATACTTACGCCCATCAATGCGGTAACGGGATGGCGGGGGCTGTTAAATGTAAATAAAGAAGGCACCGGTTCTGCTATCGTGTGCCCCAGGTTTTTTAACCATTGGAACTGTTCAGTCCTGGGAAAACCGCCGCAGGCCACGCATACATAGTCGCCATGGAACACTTCTTTGGCCGTATAAATGGCAAACCCTTCAGCGGTTCGCTCAAGCCCTGTTACCCCGCACTGCATGCGGATCTCCACACCATACCTGCCCGCCTCATTCAACAAACAATCGATGATGGTTTGCGAGGAATCCGACACCGGGAACATACGGCCGTCGGCTTCTGTTTTCAGTTGCACTCCCCGGTCCTTAAACCAGGCAATCGTATCGTTGGTAAAGAACTGGTGAAACAATTTTTTCACAAAATGCCCGCCGCGCGGATAACGCCGGGTCATCTCTACAATATCATAACAGGCATGAGTTACATTGCAACGCCCGCCCCCGCTGATCTTTACCTTAGATAACAGTTTATTGCTTTTTTCAAGAATGACTACCTTCAGCTGCGGGTTCATGCGCGCAGCATTTACAGCGCAAAAAAAACCCGAAGCCCCTCCTCCAATGATATAAACTGTTTTTCGCAATGTTCAATTTTTGCCAAAGATAAGACACCGGATTTTTAGTCATACTGTCATTTCAAAAGCAGTCAGCTTTCATCCGGACTCCTGCTTGCTGTTTAAACTCCCGGGGGGTAGACAGCATGAAAACAAAAACTATTGGCCGTTTTAGTAAGTTGTAATATTTTCGGTCTGAAACAGCAACATATGTCTTTCTGTAAATGCTCTTGTTTTCTTATCGTATGCTGGGCTGCCTTGTCCTGTTCTGCCCAATCCTATTCCTTCCCGATTCTGCGATCCGGAGCAGACTACCAGGATGCTGTCCGTAAAAACGCTGATAATCGCCTGGTGGAACTAAAAACCAAGATACCCGGTATGGTTTATGATCTCCGGTATGCCACTACCGATAATTTTATGCACCGCCTGATGTACCCGCGAAACACACACGTTACTTTTTTACGAAAGCCGGCTGCCGAAGCGCTGGCTGCGGTACAGGCAGCGCTAAAACCGGAAGGGCTGGGATTAAAAATATTTGATGCCTATCGCCCCTTTTCCGTTTCCGAAAAGTTCTGGGAGCTGGTAAAGGATGAACGGTATGTGGCCAACCCTGCAAAAGGAAGCAACCATAACCGGGGAACAGCGGTAGACCTAACATTGATCGATCTCAAAACCGGCAGGGAATTACCAATGGGTACGGGGTTCGACAATTTTACCGATACCGCACATCATAGCTTTACCGCATTGCCGCCACAGGTACTCCGTAACCGCGAGCGTTTAAAAAACGTAATGCAAATGCATGGCTTTAAGCCCCTCGATTCCGAGTGGTGGCACTATACGTATGCCACCGGAGCCTTTGATGTGCTGGATCTTTCATTTAAACAACTCAATAAATGTCCTAAATGATCGTTGACCGTTTTCACATCCTCACCGGCGGACCGGGATCAGGAAAAACCACGTTGCTGACCGTACTGGAAGGCCCGTATTTTCATATTGTACCGGAAGTAGCCCGGGAGATCATCCGCGAGCAAATGGCAGCCGGAGGCACCGCGTTGCCCTGGAAAGATCAGGACCTTTACACCAGCCTGATGCTGGAGCGATCCCTAGAAAGCTATCAGGCAACCCTAAAACAGCTACAAAGCAACCCAAATCAGCACTTTTTCTTCGATCGCGGTATACCCGATACCCTGTGTTATGCCACCCTTACCGGCCAGGGCATTTCTGAAGACATGAACAAAGCAGCATCAATACACCGGTACAACCCAACCGTATTTATGTTACCTCCCTGGAAAGAAATTTATACCACCGATACCGAACGGAAACAAAGCTGGGAGGAAGCAGTGGTTACCTATGAACAGCTGAAAGCAACTTATACCAATTATCAATATAAAGTAGTGGAAGTACCAACCGGCCCCCCGCAGCAACGCAGTAATTTTATTATCGCAAGCCTGGGACTTTAATTATACCGGCAGCCATCAGTTATACGAATCCCGTTGCGGCATCAGCAACTGCAGCAAAAAACTAATTCCCCAAACTAGTAAGGCCCCGATGGCATTCAGCCACAGGAATCCCAGTGCAATCACTTTGTATTCATTCAGAAAAAATAAAACAACCACGATCAGTTCGGCAATCATAGCGGCCCAGAACACTGCATTTCCCTTTATTTGTTTGGAGTAAAACGCAACCAGGAAAATACCGAGGATCGTACCATAGAACAGCGAGCCCAGCACATTTACCACTTCTATCAGGCTGTTGCCCCAATTGGAAACAAACATGGCCACAGCAATACAGAAGAGTCCCCATAAAAGCGTATAGTGCTTTGAAATCCGGTAGTCCTTTTCATCCGGGTTCTTTTTTGCGGAAAACCGTTTATGAAAATCGATCACTGTACTGGATGCCAGGGAATTCAACGCAGCAGCAATACTTCCCCAACTGGCAAGGAATATAATGGCAATGATCAGTCCCACCAGCCCGGCCGGCAAATAGTCCACCACAAAATGCAGGAAAATATAGTTGGTATCATTATCCGCCCCTCCGTTCTTTTTTACCAACCCTTTGATCTGCATCCGCACCGTATCGGTTTCCTGCTGAAGTGCCTGCAGCTGTTGAAAAACCGTTTCCTGCTGACCGGGATACAATGCCAGCGCCGCATTCTTCCGTTGCTGAATGGATTGCAGTTCCAGCTTTAAATGATGCAGGGAGTCGCTGTAGACCGATTGTTCCAGCCGTTTTAATTCCAGTTCATTAAAAAATGCCGGCGCTTTATTGAACTGGTAAAACGCAAAAACCAGCACGCCGATCAATAAAATAAAGAACTGCATGGGTACCTTTACAATTCCGTTCATCAACAGCCCCAACCGGCTTTCCGTAAGGCTCCGGGCGGTAAGATAACGGCCCACCTGCGACTGATCGGTTCCAAAATAGGACAATAAAAGGAAAAAGCCACCAATCATACCGCTGAAAATATTGTACCGGTCGCCCCAGTCAAATGTGCCCTCCCTGAATCCGGAGGTGAGTACATTCATCTTTCCCAGCTTTCCTCCAACCAGCAATGCATCGCTGAACCCAATACCGGGCGGCAGGTCTTTTACTATAAAATATCCGGCCGTAACCATAGCGCCGATAATGATCAGGAACTGGAAGGTTTGGGTATAGGCTACCGCGCGGGCGCCGCCGGTAACGGTGTATATGATCAGCAACCCGCCCATAAAAAGATTGGTAAGATAAATATTCCAGCCCAGCAACACAGACAGGATAATGGAAGGCGCATAAATGCTGATACCGGTAGACAGTCCCCGTTGCAGCAGAAACAGGAAGGAGGTTAGCGTCCGGGTTTTCAGGTCGAAGCGCTGCTCCAGGTATTCGTAAGCCGTAAATACTTTAAGCCGGCTAAAAACCGGAACAAAGGAAATGCAAATAACAATGGCAGCCAGCGGTAACCCGAAGTAATACTGAACAAACCGCATACCGTCCGTATAAGCTTGTCCTGGTGCTGCAAGAAACGTGATGGCGCTTGCCTGGGTGCCCATGATACTCAGCAGGATCAGGTACCACGGCATACTGCGATTGGAAAGGAAATACCCGTCGAGGTCACGTGTGGTGCGGCTTTTATATACCCCGTAAAGGATGATGGCAGCCAATGTTATAACCAGTACAAACCAATCCAGTGATTTCATGAATAGTTTTTTGTAATCCAGTAAAAGCAGGCAATCAGCAGCAACAGCACCAGGATCACAAGCACATACCATCTTGTCCAGGACCCGAGCAGGGGCGCTTTTTCTTCATCTTGTATATCCTTATTCTGTTGCATTTATCTGCGTTAAAGATTCATCATCCGTATCCCGCCGTTCCCATTCACTGTTGCCTATTCATGATTCAATGCCGTTTTCCTAAGCGCTTTTATGATTGCCGCAGATACGCTGATTGCGTCGGTGGCGGCGGCTCTGCGCTATTTTGAGTACTACTAAAGCTGTTACCAAATCTGCGCATCTGCGCTTTAAGGAAACAACATTGATCCCCTATTCACCATTGCCTATTCGTCCCTCTCACCGCTTCGCCCGCAAACTATTCATAAATACGATCCCCAGCCCGATGATCAGTCCCAGCATCAGTCCCAGCCTTATTTTTTTTATAAGTGTTCCTACTACCAGCCCGATCACGATGGCCACCAGAAACGCCATTTCGCCCCGGCGGATACCCATGAATTCCTTTTTCTTATCTGCCATTTATAGTTGTTGAAGTCTGCGAATTTAGCGCAATAATATTTGCAAATAAACGAATCGCTCCCGGAACAGCCGCCGGCAATTGCCGGAAGAACGCAAGTCCGCAGTAGGTAAAGTACCCTTTTCCGAATCTCCCTGTCAGCAAGGCGCCGGAGTCTTCCGGTTCACCCGGATCGCGCATGGCCAATACCGGTGTCAAATGCGCATCCCACCCCGCACCATGATAGGTGCTGCGCTCCTGCACCCAGCCGAGGAAGTCCTCCGGAGTAATTTTATTCGGATAGTTCAGCACGGGCATGGAAGCATCTATAAAGCGCACCGCAGCCCGCTCATCCGTGATCCGGTTTCGTGAAATGGAAAAATCATAGGGGCCTATCTTTGCTTTTACGGGTCCGATATTATTGTTGGTATTGTATTGCACAATCAGGTTCCCTCCATTGCGTACATAGTTCATTAACTGGTTATACGCATCATTTAACCATTCGTGGATATTATAGGCCCGCACGCCGGTTATGATGGCATCAAAGACCGAAAGATCCGTTGTCATCAGCCGGTTCCGGTCCAGCAATACCACCTGGTACCCCATCGCCGTCAATACATCCGGCACCTTATCTCCGGCGCCGGGTATATACCCGATCGTTTTCCCGGATGTTTTCAGATCGATATTGAGCAGCTTAACGGAATCGGTAAAGA
The sequence above is a segment of the Niabella agricola genome. Coding sequences within it:
- a CDS encoding response regulator yields the protein MFTILLVDDNEEILDFLKDDLEEKYAVLTATNGHEAIEQLNTHIVHLIISDIMMPGMDGLEFCDYVKSHFEWSHIPIVLLTAKNTLQSKIEGLDAGADAYIEKPFSPEHLNAQVASLLSNRMKLKDYFAQSPLAHIKTMAHTKMDEQFLEKLQQLIEAHLSDTLLDVEFLAQRLNMSRPTLYRKIKSISDLSPNEMINLTRLKKAAVLISQGHHHMNEIAETVGYNSLTQFGRNFHKQFGMTPTDYAKKMNP
- a CDS encoding beta-N-acetylhexosaminidase, with translation MAQTKSEPAIIPRPAVVTTQPGYFQLNTATKIGVSAGNAPARKLGEMLSQAVKDQTGLFIPVTEKKGPAPNTLFIELVSQPDSLGKEGYQLNVDNKGIILRASESSGAFYGIQTLLQLLPADPEALAKRPVQIPAVTIKDRPRFEWRGLMLDCGRYYYSMNFLKKLIDYMAMHKMNVFHWHLTEDHGWRLEIKKYPRLTDIGAWRTATEFSQGRLNGTPTGGYYTQAQARELVAYAAERYVTIVPEIEMPGHASAALVAYPELSCTGGPFKTLTRWGIQKDIFCAGNEKTFAFLEDVLKEVTAIFPGAVVHMGGDEAPKDRWKSCPKCQTRIREEHLKDEHELQSYFVKRVEKIFTAQKRNYIGWDEILEGGLAPNAWVMSWRGIKGGIEAARQGHNVVMTPYDYYYLDYYQGKPSLEPNAIFDHAINTLEKVYGFEPCPQELTADEARFIKGVQGNVWSEFIHTPEKVTYMTFPRAAAIAETGWTPKDRKQWTDFTRRMETQYNRYDLLHINYAKSAYNVWQTTILDSVTNTATISFKTNSYQPEIRYSTDGNEPTAQSTLYAGPFKVKAPVLIKSATFKNGKMVSNVYEEAVLSK
- a CDS encoding BaiN/RdsA family NAD(P)/FAD-dependent oxidoreductase, with the protein product MRKTVYIIGGGASGFFCAVNAARMNPQLKVVILEKSNKLLSKVKISGGGRCNVTHACYDIVEMTRRYPRGGHFVKKLFHQFFTNDTIAWFKDRGVQLKTEADGRMFPVSDSSQTIIDCLLNEAGRYGVEIRMQCGVTGLERTAEGFAIYTAKEVFHGDYVCVACGGFPRTEQFQWLKNLGHTIAEPVPSLFTFNSPRHPVTALMGVSIPDAKVTVTGTKLQQRGPLLITHWGISGPVVLRLSAWGARELAALNWNFRAIINWLPEVPEPLLRERMGQWRLEKAAQKVGSKNQLGLPNRLWEFLLEQSGIDAQKRWADLPSKNQNQLIKNIGTFELPVEGKTTYKDEFVTAGGIILPDLDPQTMMSKKVPGLFFTGEVIDVDGITGGYNFQHAWSSGFVAARAMVQLSAA
- a CDS encoding sodium:solute symporter; amino-acid sequence: MKSLDWFVLVITLAAIILYGVYKSRTTRDLDGYFLSNRSMPWYLILLSIMGTQASAITFLAAPGQAYTDGMRFVQYYFGLPLAAIVICISFVPVFSRLKVFTAYEYLEQRFDLKTRTLTSFLFLLQRGLSTGISIYAPSIILSVLLGWNIYLTNLFMGGLLIIYTVTGGARAVAYTQTFQFLIIIGAMVTAGYFIVKDLPPGIGFSDALLVGGKLGKMNVLTSGFREGTFDWGDRYNIFSGMIGGFFLLLSYFGTDQSQVGRYLTARSLTESRLGLLMNGIVKVPMQFFILLIGVLVFAFYQFNKAPAFFNELELKRLEQSVYSDSLHHLKLELQSIQQRKNAALALYPGQQETVFQQLQALQQETDTVRMQIKGLVKKNGGADNDTNYIFLHFVVDYLPAGLVGLIIAIIFLASWGSIAAALNSLASSTVIDFHKRFSAKKNPDEKDYRISKHYTLLWGLFCIAVAMFVSNWGNSLIEVVNVLGSLFYGTILGIFLVAFYSKQIKGNAVFWAAMIAELIVVVLFFLNEYKVIALGFLWLNAIGALLVWGISFLLQLLMPQRDSYN
- a CDS encoding AAA family ATPase, with product MIVDRFHILTGGPGSGKTTLLTVLEGPYFHIVPEVAREIIREQMAAGGTALPWKDQDLYTSLMLERSLESYQATLKQLQSNPNQHFFFDRGIPDTLCYATLTGQGISEDMNKAASIHRYNPTVFMLPPWKEIYTTDTERKQSWEEAVVTYEQLKATYTNYQYKVVEVPTGPPQQRSNFIIASLGL
- a CDS encoding M15 family metallopeptidase gives rise to the protein MSFCKCSCFLIVCWAALSCSAQSYSFPILRSGADYQDAVRKNADNRLVELKTKIPGMVYDLRYATTDNFMHRLMYPRNTHVTFLRKPAAEALAAVQAALKPEGLGLKIFDAYRPFSVSEKFWELVKDERYVANPAKGSNHNRGTAVDLTLIDLKTGRELPMGTGFDNFTDTAHHSFTALPPQVLRNRERLKNVMQMHGFKPLDSEWWHYTYATGAFDVLDLSFKQLNKCPK
- a CDS encoding ligand-binding sensor domain-containing protein, with the protein product MYTRIIHCLLLCLGMAFSLGAQPYYFEHFQVERGLSNNTATCIIQDKKGFIWIGTKDGLNRFDGYSFKVFRNIAGDTTSLGNNSVWQLHAGKDGTIWVGTEHGIYAYNPENETFSHLRNTPRQLVRAIAEDQQGNLWVVINFKLYQFPRNGHEARLHRGEGRELCTTLTVSNNNELWMGTLSGMVGRYDTTTGQFHFRSVFAHSRPAVSTWLERIYDTGEGYFLIGTATQGIKKFNVASETYEDLLTFNTDKTEIYARDFVQSKAGEYWIATESGIYIYNAQQHRFTNLKKNYQSPYALTDNAVYSFCKDREGGIWIGTYFGGINYYPKEIPVFEKYFPGSGPGSIRGNAVREITSDNMGHLWIGTEDEGLNKFDIASGTFTNFKPTGANTGIAHTNIHGLLHEGQRLWIGTFEHGLDLMDLRTTSVIRHFTAGPGPHDLRSNFIHSLYKTSDNRVWIGTSNGIYIYNDRNHNFISPGYFPRGGFYSSILETTDGTIWAGTFQDGLHYYNPRKNIFGRLQVVQQGKDRLAENRITYIHESSDKTLWIATEDGLYNLHPFTKKVKIYTTATGLPSNLIYTITEDDQRRHWITTSKGLVLLDQHNHTLRTFTKTSGLLGDQFNYSSGFKASDGRIYYGSVKGMISFDPAQLQPDNYIPPVYITNFSVFNVPLTISTRKGALSQSLLLTRHITLTHDQSTFNIDFAAINFTAPDNVEYAYKLEGLDKDWNYIKTNRSVYFTNLPHGEYVFKVRSTNSSGRWQNNERMLRITIRPPLWKTPFAYLMYLLLAGSATYLIVRTYRRNLANRQKRKMQLYAMQKEKELVESKIDFFTKVAHEIRTPLTLIKAPLEKISGQIDKTPQTEKYLNSMHRNTERLLELTNQLLDFRKIEEKQLSLNFIKTNITQLLTDIWSSFQPTAENKNIDFRLTVPPSPFHAFVDRDAFTKIISNLLNNALKYGKTNVSTKLTEPGPDKHFKITISNDGDPIPFADQQRIFELFFRSKRTETIAGTGIGLYLAKSLTELHQGDIRLVNDERQVCFELAFPDHLEMASQTNR